Proteins found in one Mixophyes fleayi isolate aMixFle1 chromosome 8, aMixFle1.hap1, whole genome shotgun sequence genomic segment:
- the FASLG gene encoding tumor necrosis factor ligand superfamily member 6, which produces MPHDMGYNQHPVFWVNQHERPTILTHSAMHPPLPPFPNFKRKQRKDGTCVYLLIIFLLVLLALAGVGLGTYKIIELQKELNQVKEYSSDGELSPSTEKLIGLNKYPEKKVGRQAAHVTAKESKNMPLVWEDKTGRAFTAGIEYKNRGLVVNETGLHFVYSSIYFRGTDCPNQDLTHIVYKKPLRYPAEMRLMENKEYQTCNPRVIWGRHSYLGAVFNLTSYDILYVNVSNVRLISLDETKTFFGLYKL; this is translated from the exons ATGCCGCATGACATGGGCTATAACCAGCATCCAGTATTTTGGGTTAACCAGCATGAAAGGCCTACAATTCTGACTCATTCAGCCATGCATCCACCTCTACCACCATTTCCAAATTTCAAGAGAAAACAGCGCAAAGATGGAACTTGTGTTTACCTTCTGATAATTTTTCTTCTGGTTCTCCTGGCACTGGCAGGAGTTGGATTGGGTACTTATAAAATCATAGAACTGCAGAAAGAGCTCAACCAAGTCAAAGAG TATTCCAGTGATGGTGAACTCTCTCCTTCTACTGAAAAGTTAATAG GGCTGAATAAATACCCAGAGAAAAAAGTAGGCAGACAGGCTGCACATGTAACAG caaaagaaagtaaaaatatgCCCTTGGTTTGGGAGGACAAAACGGGACGTGCGTTTACTGCTGGCATTGAGTACAAAAACAGAGGTCTAGTGGTGAATGAAACAGGCCTCCACTTTGTGTATTCTTCTATCTACTTCCGTGGCACTGATTGTCCTAATCAAGATTTGACGCATATTGTCTACAAGAAGCCTTTACGGTATCCAGCTGAGATGAGACTCATGGAAAATAAAGAATATCAGACTTGTAACCCCCGTGTTATTTGGGGAAGGCACAGTTACCTAGGAGCAGTATTTAATCTAACTAGCTAcgatatattatatgttaatgtTTCCAATGTCCGTTTGATCAGCCTTGatgaaacaaaaacattttttggccTTTATAAACTATGA